From Cucumis melo cultivar AY chromosome 1, USDA_Cmelo_AY_1.0, whole genome shotgun sequence, a single genomic window includes:
- the LOC103489595 gene encoding BURP domain-containing protein BNM2C-like, giving the protein MEGNTVSCFILLVLLFLHMFAEGRIESSMSEIVEKRKQIEMNDFIEAASSTVQNPIIKMVTSIGDNIQTSQDDQFPMKNNNNHNDHSSSSTSHMNHNINPLLIVFFTINDLKVGKKLPIYFPKRDPSKSPPFLPKEKADQIPFSFKQLPQILSSFSFPSNSPQAQAVKETLQQCELKPIKGETKFCATSMESMLDFVKTSLIIPKKSSPLSSSFKLLKTSHLTKSNVHLQNYTIFDTPKLISAPKLVACHTMPYPYAIYYCHYQEGDNNVLKIALEGENGDRVDALAICHMDTSQWSPTHPSFQVLKLQPGDMPICHFFPADDFVWIPAP; this is encoded by the exons ATGGAGGGCAATACAGTGTCTTGCTTCATCTTGCTAGTTCTTCTATTTCTTCATATG TTTGCTGAAGGAAGAATTGAATCTTCCATGAGCGAAATTGTTGAAAAGAGGAAACAAATTGAGATGAATGATTTTATTGAAGCAGCATCAAGTACAGTACAAAATCCCATCATAAAAATGGTGACCTCAATTGGAGATAATATTCAAACTTCCCAGGATGATCAATTTCCAATGAAGaacaataataatcataatgatcattcttcttcttctacatCTCATATGAATCACAATATAAACCCTTTACTCATAGTTTTCTTCACAATCAATGACCTAAAAGTTGGGAAAAAACTCCCAATTTATTTCCCTAAAAGAGACCCTTCAAAATCCCCTCCATTTTTACCAAAAGAAAAAGCTGATCAAATCCCTTTCTCCTTCAAACAACTCCCACAAATCCtgtcttctttctctttcccttCAAATTCCCCTCAAGCTCAAGCAGTCAAAGAAACCCTCCAACAATGTGAGCTCAAACCCATCAAAGGAGAGACCAAATTTTGTGCAACTTCAATGGAATCAATGTTGGATTTTGTAAAAACATCCTTAATAATTCCTAAAAAATCTTCTCCATTATCATCATCATTCAAACTTCTCAAAACTTCACATCTCACAAAATCCAATGTCCATTTACAAAATTACACAATCTTTGATACCCCCAAGTTAATTTCAGCCCCTAAGCTCGTGGCTTGTCATACTATGCCATATCCTTATGCTATTTATTATTGTCATTACCAAGAAGGAGATAATAATGTATTGAAAATTGCTTTAGAAGGTGAAAATGGAGATAGAGTGGATGCTTTGGCAATTTGTCATATGGATACTTCTCAATGGAGCCCTACACATCCTTCCTTTCAAGTCCTTAAACTTCAACCAGGAGACATGCCCATTTGTCATTTCTTTCCTGCTGATGATTTTGTTTGGATTCCAGCTCCTTGA